The following proteins come from a genomic window of Pseudomonas putida:
- the choW gene encoding choline ABC transporter permease subunit, which yields MMLIDQKIPLGQYIASFVEWLTQNGADYFDAIAQGLEFMIHGVTSTLTWFNPFVLIALFAALAHLIQRKWALTVFVALSFLLILNLGYWQETMETLAQVTFATVVCVAIGVPLGIVAAHKPMFYTAMRPVLDLMQTVPTFVYLIPTLTLFGLGVVPGLISTVVFAIAAPIRLTYLGICDVPQELLDAGKAFGCSRRQLLTRIELPHAMPSIAAGVTQCIMLSLSMVVIAALVGADGLGKPVVNALNTADISLGFEAGLAIVLLAIMLDRICKQPEVTVRGEA from the coding sequence ATCATGCTTATCGATCAGAAAATACCCCTGGGTCAGTACATCGCGTCATTCGTCGAATGGCTGACCCAGAATGGCGCCGATTACTTCGACGCCATCGCCCAAGGCCTGGAATTCATGATCCATGGCGTCACCAGCACCCTGACCTGGTTCAACCCGTTCGTCCTCATCGCCCTGTTCGCCGCCCTCGCGCACTTGATCCAGCGCAAATGGGCACTGACTGTGTTCGTCGCCCTCTCCTTTCTGCTGATCCTCAACCTGGGGTACTGGCAGGAGACCATGGAAACCCTGGCGCAAGTCACCTTTGCCACCGTGGTCTGTGTGGCCATCGGCGTGCCGCTGGGTATCGTCGCCGCGCACAAACCGATGTTCTACACCGCGATGCGCCCGGTGCTCGACCTGATGCAGACGGTACCGACCTTCGTTTACCTGATCCCTACCCTGACACTGTTCGGCCTGGGCGTGGTGCCTGGGCTGATCTCCACGGTGGTGTTCGCCATCGCCGCACCGATTCGCCTGACCTACCTGGGCATCTGCGACGTGCCGCAGGAGCTGCTGGACGCCGGCAAGGCCTTCGGCTGCTCACGACGCCAGTTGCTGACCCGCATCGAACTGCCCCACGCGATGCCCAGCATCGCCGCCGGTGTTACCCAGTGCATCATGCTGTCGCTGTCGATGGTGGTGATCGCGGCCCTGGTGGGCGCCGACGGCCTGGGCAAACCCGTGGTCAACGCACTGAACACCGCTGATATTTCCCTGGGCTTTGAAGCGGGCCTGGCGATCGTACTGCTGGCCATCATGCTCGACCGTATCTGCAAGCAACCGGAAGTCACGGTAAGGGGTGAAGCATGA
- a CDS encoding GlxA family transcriptional regulator, with protein sequence MTSYTSGNPTQNRTAPQSIGFLLLDNFTLISLASAVEPLRMANQLSGRELYRWHTLTVDGGQVWASDGLQITPDAAIANAPPIDTVIVCGGVGIQRSVTREHVTWLQAQARQSRRLGAVCTGSWALACAGLLDGFDCSVHWECLAAMQEAFPRANMSTRLFTLDRNRFTSSGGTAPLDMMLHLISRDHGRELSAAISEMFVYERIRNEQDHQRVPLKHMLGTNQPKLQEIVALMEANLEEPIDLDELAVYVAVSRRQLERLFQKYLHCSPSRYYLKLRLIRARQLLKQTPMSIIEVASVCGFVSTPHFSKCYREYFGIPPRDERVGSNTAQQVAMMPIPQAMTLSPHSGPMAALSQARNESTFASVRL encoded by the coding sequence ATGACGTCGTACACCTCCGGGAATCCAACCCAGAACCGCACAGCACCCCAGTCCATCGGGTTTCTCCTACTGGACAACTTCACCCTGATTTCCCTGGCATCGGCCGTCGAGCCGCTGCGCATGGCCAACCAGCTTTCGGGCCGTGAGCTGTATCGCTGGCACACGCTGACCGTCGATGGCGGCCAGGTCTGGGCCAGCGATGGCTTGCAGATCACCCCGGACGCCGCCATCGCCAACGCTCCTCCCATCGACACCGTGATCGTCTGCGGTGGCGTCGGTATCCAGCGTTCGGTCACCCGTGAGCATGTCACCTGGCTGCAGGCCCAGGCCCGTCAGTCGCGCCGTTTGGGCGCTGTGTGTACCGGCAGCTGGGCGCTGGCCTGTGCCGGCTTGCTCGATGGCTTCGACTGCAGCGTGCACTGGGAATGCCTGGCGGCGATGCAGGAGGCGTTTCCGCGGGCAAACATGAGCACTCGCCTGTTCACCCTCGACCGTAACCGTTTCACCAGCTCTGGCGGCACTGCGCCGCTGGACATGATGCTGCACCTGATCAGCCGCGATCATGGCCGTGAACTGTCTGCGGCGATCTCTGAGATGTTCGTCTACGAGCGCATTCGCAACGAGCAGGACCACCAGCGCGTGCCGCTCAAGCACATGCTGGGCACCAACCAGCCGAAGCTGCAGGAAATCGTCGCGCTGATGGAGGCCAACCTGGAAGAGCCGATCGACCTCGACGAACTGGCCGTGTACGTGGCCGTGTCGCGTCGCCAGCTTGAGCGCCTGTTCCAGAAGTACCTGCATTGTTCGCCGTCGCGCTATTACCTCAAGCTGCGTCTGATTCGCGCGCGGCAGCTGCTGAAGCAGACGCCGATGTCGATCATCGAAGTGGCCTCGGTGTGCGGCTTCGTGTCCACCCCGCACTTCTCCAAGTGCTACCGCGAGTACTTCGGCATACCGCCGCGTGATGAACGAGTAGGTTCAAACACCGCACAGCAAGTGGCAATGATGCCTATTCCGCAAGCCATGACCCTGTCCCCGCACAGTGGGCCGATGGCTGCACTGAGCCAGGCGCGTAACGAGTCGACCTTTGCCAGTGTGAGGCTCTGA
- a CDS encoding L-serine ammonia-lyase: protein MAISVFDLFKIGVGPSSSHTVGPMRAGALFVQGLRERGELEQVKRVQVRLYGSLSATGIGHGSDHATIMGLMGEWPDAIDPAQIIPRIADLRETNTLKLDNRLPIEFVWARDMLLLDENLPYHPNAMTLIAEGEQGELHRDTYYSVGGGFVVDAAQAASGVLDADQTVLPYDFNSAAELLRLCKQNDLSVSQLMMANEKVWRSEQEIRAGLHTLWQAMQECVHNGLKHEGTLPGGLNVRRRAARLHRSLQEIGKPNVIGSTMSAMEWVNLFALAVNEENAAGGRMVTAPTNGAAGIIPAVLHYYMRFSDAVDESNVVDFFLAAAAVGILCKKNASISGAEVGCQGEVGSACAMAAAGLAEVLGATPPQVENAAEIALEHNLGLTCDPVGGLVQVPCIERNAIAAVKAINAVQMALRGDGEHFISLDQVIRTMRDTGADMHDKYKETSRGGLAVSAIEC, encoded by the coding sequence ATGGCCATCAGCGTGTTCGACCTGTTCAAGATCGGAGTCGGGCCCTCCAGCTCCCATACCGTCGGCCCCATGCGTGCGGGCGCCCTGTTTGTCCAAGGCCTGCGTGAGCGCGGCGAGCTGGAGCAGGTGAAAAGGGTGCAGGTGCGGTTGTACGGTTCGCTGTCGGCCACCGGTATTGGCCACGGCTCCGACCACGCCACCATCATGGGCCTGATGGGCGAATGGCCGGACGCCATCGACCCGGCCCAGATCATCCCACGCATCGCCGACCTGCGCGAAACCAACACCCTGAAGCTGGATAACCGGTTGCCCATCGAATTCGTCTGGGCCCGCGACATGCTGCTGCTGGACGAGAACCTCCCGTACCACCCTAATGCCATGACCCTGATCGCCGAAGGCGAGCAGGGCGAGCTGCACCGTGACACCTACTACTCGGTGGGTGGTGGTTTCGTGGTCGACGCCGCCCAGGCCGCCAGTGGTGTGCTGGATGCCGACCAGACGGTGCTGCCGTACGATTTCAACAGTGCCGCAGAGCTGCTGCGCCTGTGCAAGCAAAACGACCTCAGTGTGTCGCAATTGATGATGGCCAACGAGAAGGTCTGGCGCAGCGAGCAAGAGATCCGCGCCGGCCTGCACACGCTCTGGCAAGCCATGCAGGAATGTGTGCACAACGGTCTCAAGCATGAAGGTACGCTGCCCGGCGGGCTGAACGTGCGCCGCCGCGCCGCCAGGCTGCACCGCAGCCTGCAGGAGATCGGCAAGCCCAACGTGATCGGCTCGACCATGAGTGCCATGGAGTGGGTCAACCTGTTCGCCCTGGCGGTCAACGAAGAGAACGCCGCGGGCGGGCGCATGGTCACTGCGCCCACCAATGGCGCGGCAGGCATCATCCCGGCGGTGCTGCACTACTACATGCGGTTCAGCGATGCGGTCGACGAGTCCAACGTGGTCGACTTCTTCCTGGCCGCCGCCGCAGTGGGCATCCTTTGCAAAAAGAACGCATCGATTTCAGGTGCCGAAGTGGGTTGCCAAGGTGAAGTCGGTTCAGCGTGCGCCATGGCGGCGGCGGGCCTTGCCGAAGTGCTGGGGGCGACCCCGCCGCAGGTGGAGAACGCCGCCGAGATCGCTCTTGAGCACAACCTGGGCCTGACCTGCGACCCGGTCGGTGGCCTGGTGCAGGTGCCGTGTATCGAGCGTAATGCCATTGCGGCAGTAAAAGCCATCAACGCTGTACAGATGGCCCTGCGCGGTGATGGCGAGCACTTCATTTCCCTGGACCAGGTGATCCGTACCATGCGCGACACCGGCGCCGACATGCATGACAAGTATAAAGAAACCTCGCGCGGCGGCCTGGCGGTCAGCGCCATCGAATGTTGA
- the hisH gene encoding imidazole glycerol phosphate synthase subunit HisH codes for MQTVAVIDYGMGNLHSVAKALEHVGAGKVLVTSDAAVIREADRVVFPGVGAIRDCMAEIRRLGFDSLVREVSQDRPFLGICVGMQALLDHSEENDGVDCIGLFPGQVRFFGKDLQEGGEHLKVPHMGWNEVTQAVDHPLWHDISDRARFYFVHSYYINAGKPGQVVGRGHYGVDFAAALAEGSRFAVQFHPEKSHTHGLQLLQNFVAWDGRW; via the coding sequence ATGCAGACGGTAGCCGTAATCGACTATGGCATGGGCAACCTGCACTCGGTGGCCAAGGCGCTCGAGCATGTCGGCGCCGGCAAGGTGCTGGTCACCAGCGATGCTGCGGTGATTCGCGAGGCTGACCGTGTGGTGTTCCCGGGCGTGGGCGCGATTCGCGACTGCATGGCCGAAATCCGCCGCCTGGGCTTCGACAGCCTGGTGCGTGAAGTCAGCCAGGACCGCCCGTTCCTGGGCATCTGTGTCGGCATGCAGGCCCTGCTGGACCACAGCGAAGAAAACGACGGTGTCGACTGCATCGGCCTGTTCCCTGGCCAGGTGCGCTTCTTTGGTAAAGACCTGCAGGAAGGTGGTGAGCACCTGAAAGTGCCGCACATGGGCTGGAACGAAGTCACCCAGGCCGTCGACCACCCGCTGTGGCACGACATCTCTGATCGTGCGCGCTTCTATTTTGTGCACAGCTACTACATCAATGCCGGCAAGCCGGGCCAGGTGGTCGGCCGCGGCCATTATGGCGTCGACTTCGCTGCCGCGCTGGCCGAGGGCTCGCGCTTTGCCGTGCAGTTCCACCCGGAGAAGAGCCATACCCATGGCCTGCAACTGCTGCAGAACTTCGTCGCCTGGGACGGGCGCTGGTAA
- the hisA gene encoding 1-(5-phosphoribosyl)-5-[(5-phosphoribosylamino)methylideneamino]imidazole-4-carboxamide isomerase, whose product MLIIPAIDLKDGACVRLRQGRMEDSTVFSDDPVSMAAKWVEGGCRRLHLVDLNGAFEGQPVNGEVVTAIAKRYPNLPIQIGGGIRSLETIEHYVKAGVSYVIIGTKAVKQPEFVAEACKAFPGKVIVGLDAKDGFVATDGWAEVSSVQVIDLAKRFEADGVSAIVYTDIAKDGMMQGCNVPFTAALAAATSIPVIASGGIHNLGDIKTLLDAKAPGIVGAITGRAIYEGTLDVAEAQAFCDNYKG is encoded by the coding sequence ATGCTGATTATCCCCGCTATCGATCTGAAGGACGGTGCCTGCGTGCGCCTGCGCCAGGGCCGCATGGAAGACTCCACGGTATTTTCCGACGACCCGGTGAGCATGGCCGCCAAGTGGGTTGAGGGTGGTTGCCGTCGCCTGCACCTGGTCGACCTCAACGGCGCCTTCGAAGGCCAGCCGGTCAACGGTGAGGTGGTCACTGCCATCGCCAAGCGTTACCCGAACCTGCCGATCCAGATCGGCGGCGGCATCCGTTCGCTGGAAACCATTGAGCACTACGTCAAGGCTGGCGTCAGCTACGTGATCATTGGCACCAAGGCGGTCAAGCAGCCTGAGTTCGTCGCCGAAGCCTGCAAAGCCTTCCCCGGCAAGGTCATCGTCGGCCTGGACGCCAAGGACGGTTTCGTCGCCACCGACGGCTGGGCTGAAGTGAGCTCGGTGCAGGTCATCGACCTGGCCAAGCGCTTCGAGGCCGATGGCGTCTCGGCGATCGTCTACACCGACATCGCCAAGGACGGCATGATGCAGGGCTGCAACGTGCCATTCACCGCGGCGCTGGCAGCGGCCACCTCGATCCCGGTGATCGCCTCGGGCGGCATCCACAACCTGGGTGACATCAAGACCCTGCTGGACGCCAAGGCCCCAGGCATCGTCGGTGCAATCACTGGCCGTGCCATCTACGAAGGCACCCTCGATGTCGCCGAGGCCCAGGCCTTCTGCGACAACTATAAAGGCTGA
- the hisB gene encoding imidazoleglycerol-phosphate dehydratase HisB produces the protein MVERKASVERNTLETQVKCSINLDGSGKARFDIGVPFLEHMLDQIARHGLIDLDIECKGDLHIDDHHTVEDVGITLGQAFAQAIGDKKGIFRYGHAYVPLDEALSRVVIDFSGRPGLQMHVPYTRATVGGFDVDLFQEFFQGFVNHALVTLHIDNLRGHNTHHQIETVFKAFGRALRMAVTQDERMAGQMPSTKGCL, from the coding sequence ATGGTCGAACGTAAGGCTTCCGTCGAGCGCAATACCCTGGAAACCCAGGTCAAGTGCTCGATCAACCTCGATGGCAGTGGCAAGGCCCGATTCGATATCGGCGTGCCTTTCCTTGAACACATGCTCGACCAGATTGCCCGACACGGGCTGATCGATCTGGATATCGAGTGCAAGGGTGACCTGCATATCGACGATCACCATACCGTCGAAGACGTCGGTATCACGCTGGGCCAGGCATTCGCCCAGGCCATCGGTGACAAGAAAGGCATCTTCCGTTACGGCCATGCCTATGTGCCGCTGGACGAAGCGCTGTCGCGTGTGGTCATCGACTTCTCCGGCCGCCCAGGCCTGCAGATGCACGTGCCGTACACCCGCGCCACCGTTGGCGGCTTCGATGTCGACCTGTTCCAGGAGTTCTTCCAGGGCTTCGTCAACCATGCCTTGGTTACCCTGCACATCGACAACCTGCGTGGCCACAATACCCACCACCAGATCGAAACCGTGTTCAAGGCCTTTGGTCGTGCCCTGCGCATGGCCGTGACCCAGGACGAGCGCATGGCCGGGCAGATGCCATCCACCAAGGGATGCCTGTAA
- a CDS encoding OFA family MFS transporter, producing the protein MNSSITAGAVASAPSFLSKERIIARPGFNRWLVPPAALAIHLCIGMAYGFSVFWLPLSQAIGITAPVACSADMGFIARMFSAECDWPISMLSWIYTLFFVFLGCSAAVLGGWLEHAGPRKAGLVSALCWCGGMLISAIGVKTHQLWLMWLGSGVIGGIGLGLGYISPVSTLIKWFPDKRGMATGMAIMGFGGGAMVGAPLATALMGHFGNEHEVGVWQSFVVMAAIYFVFMTAGALAYRVPPTGWKPEGWTAPVKKANAMVTDRHVHVSVAWKTPQFALIWLVLCLNVSAGIGILGMASPLLQEVFAGKLLGNELSFSELNAAQLAQIAAIAAGFTGLLSLFNIGGRFFWASFSDYIGRKNTYFAFFALGVGLYSLVPNMGHLGNVALFVAAFCIILSMYGGGFATVPAYLADLFGTQMVGAIHGRLLTAWAAAGVLGPVLITYLREYQLAAGVERAAAYDMTLYILAGLLVLGFVCNLLVRPVADKHFMSDAELAAERALSHDKGADGARSLEWHAAPGSLPLVLIAWAVVVIPLAWGVWITLQKTAVLFH; encoded by the coding sequence ATGAACAGCAGTATCACGGCAGGAGCAGTGGCCAGCGCGCCAAGTTTCCTGTCGAAGGAGCGCATCATCGCCCGCCCGGGCTTCAACCGCTGGTTGGTACCCCCGGCCGCGTTGGCCATCCACTTGTGTATCGGCATGGCCTACGGTTTTTCCGTCTTCTGGCTGCCGCTTTCCCAAGCCATCGGCATCACGGCCCCGGTAGCGTGCTCGGCGGACATGGGCTTCATTGCCCGTATGTTCAGCGCCGAGTGCGACTGGCCCATTTCCATGCTGAGCTGGATCTACACCCTGTTCTTCGTGTTCCTCGGTTGCTCGGCGGCGGTGCTGGGCGGTTGGCTGGAACACGCTGGGCCGCGTAAGGCTGGCCTGGTGTCGGCCCTGTGCTGGTGCGGCGGCATGCTGATTTCGGCAATTGGCGTGAAGACCCATCAGCTATGGCTGATGTGGCTGGGCTCCGGCGTGATCGGCGGTATTGGCCTGGGCCTGGGCTACATCTCGCCGGTTTCGACCCTGATCAAGTGGTTCCCGGACAAGCGCGGCATGGCCACTGGCATGGCGATCATGGGCTTTGGCGGCGGCGCCATGGTCGGTGCACCGTTGGCCACTGCGCTGATGGGGCACTTCGGCAATGAGCATGAAGTGGGTGTGTGGCAGAGCTTCGTGGTGATGGCGGCGATCTACTTCGTGTTCATGACCGCTGGCGCCCTGGCGTACCGCGTGCCGCCGACCGGCTGGAAGCCTGAAGGCTGGACCGCGCCGGTGAAGAAAGCCAATGCGATGGTCACCGACCGTCACGTGCACGTCAGCGTTGCCTGGAAAACCCCCCAGTTCGCGCTGATCTGGCTGGTGCTGTGCCTGAACGTTTCTGCGGGCATCGGCATCCTGGGCATGGCGTCGCCGCTGCTGCAGGAGGTGTTCGCCGGCAAGCTGCTGGGCAACGAGCTGAGCTTCAGCGAGCTGAACGCTGCACAATTGGCGCAGATTGCCGCCATTGCCGCTGGTTTCACCGGCCTGCTGAGCCTGTTCAACATCGGCGGGCGGTTCTTCTGGGCATCGTTCTCGGACTACATCGGCCGCAAGAACACCTACTTCGCCTTCTTCGCCCTGGGTGTGGGCCTCTACAGCCTGGTGCCGAACATGGGTCACCTGGGCAACGTGGCACTGTTCGTGGCGGCGTTCTGCATCATCCTGTCCATGTACGGCGGTGGTTTCGCCACGGTGCCGGCCTACCTGGCCGACCTGTTCGGTACGCAGATGGTCGGTGCCATCCACGGTCGGCTGTTGACGGCCTGGGCCGCTGCCGGTGTGCTGGGCCCGGTGCTGATCACTTACCTGCGTGAGTACCAGCTGGCGGCGGGTGTGGAGCGTGCGGCGGCTTATGACATGACCCTGTACATCCTTGCTGGCCTGCTGGTGCTGGGCTTCGTCTGCAACCTGTTGGTGCGCCCGGTGGCCGACAAGCACTTCATGAGCGATGCCGAGCTTGCGGCCGAGCGTGCCCTGAGCCACGACAAAGGTGCCGACGGCGCGCGTTCGCTGGAGTGGCATGCTGCGCCTGGCAGCCTGCCGCTGGTGCTGATCGCCTGGGCAGTGGTGGTGATTCCGCTGGCCTGGGGGGTTTGGATTACCCTGCAGAAGACGGCGGTGCTGTTCCACTGA
- a CDS encoding DUF2164 domain-containing protein: MSRSKTKAPVITLAPEQEREALDTLKRFLEDRFELQLGSFEVAEVLDVFSKEIAPHYYNRAIADVQLHLKERFESIESDLWALEKS; the protein is encoded by the coding sequence ATGAGCAGGTCGAAGACCAAGGCCCCCGTCATCACCCTGGCCCCCGAGCAGGAGCGCGAAGCGCTCGACACCCTCAAGCGCTTCCTCGAAGACCGCTTCGAGTTGCAGCTGGGGTCGTTCGAGGTGGCTGAGGTCCTCGACGTGTTCAGCAAAGAGATTGCACCCCATTACTACAACAGGGCGATTGCCGATGTTCAGCTGCACCTCAAGGAGCGGTTCGAGAGCATCGAGAGCGACCTGTGGGCGTTGGAAAAAAGCTGA
- the choX gene encoding choline ABC transporter substrate-binding protein, which yields MKGSPSLLLAALLSAPLLAQAAEPEQCQTVRFSDVGWTDITVTTATTSVVLEALGYKTHTTMISVPVTYKSLATGKDLDVFLGNWMPTMENDIKQYRDAGTVETVRANLENAKYTLAVPQSLYDKGLKDFADIPKFKKELDGKIYGIEPGNDGNRTIQSMIDKNAFGLKDAGFKIVQSSEAGMLSQVDRAQKRGDAIVFLGWEPHPMNTRFKMQYLTGGDDFFGPELGKATVLTNTRKGYVQECSNVGQLLKNLSFELKDESTMMGYVLDDKMKPEAAAKKWLKDNPGKLDAWLAGVTTVDGKPGLEAAKAKLTQ from the coding sequence ATGAAAGGTTCACCCTCGCTGTTGCTGGCCGCGTTGCTGTCCGCCCCCTTGCTGGCCCAGGCCGCAGAACCCGAGCAGTGTCAGACGGTACGTTTTTCTGATGTCGGCTGGACCGACATCACGGTAACCACCGCGACCACCAGCGTTGTGCTCGAAGCATTGGGTTACAAGACTCACACCACCATGATCTCGGTACCGGTGACCTACAAGTCGCTGGCCACCGGCAAGGACCTGGACGTGTTTCTCGGCAACTGGATGCCGACCATGGAGAACGACATCAAGCAGTACCGTGACGCCGGCACTGTCGAAACCGTGCGCGCCAACCTGGAAAACGCCAAGTACACCTTGGCCGTGCCCCAGTCGCTGTACGACAAGGGCCTCAAGGACTTTGCCGACATTCCCAAATTCAAGAAGGAGCTGGACGGCAAGATCTACGGCATCGAACCCGGCAATGACGGCAACCGCACCATCCAGAGCATGATCGACAAGAACGCCTTCGGCCTGAAGGACGCCGGTTTCAAGATCGTGCAGTCCAGTGAAGCCGGCATGCTGTCCCAGGTCGACAGGGCGCAGAAGCGCGGTGACGCGATCGTGTTCCTCGGCTGGGAGCCTCACCCGATGAACACCCGCTTCAAGATGCAGTACCTGACCGGCGGGGACGACTTTTTCGGCCCCGAATTGGGCAAGGCAACCGTGCTGACCAATACCCGCAAGGGCTATGTGCAGGAGTGCAGCAACGTAGGCCAACTGCTCAAGAACCTGTCGTTCGAGCTCAAGGATGAAAGCACCATGATGGGCTATGTCCTGGACGACAAGATGAAACCCGAGGCAGCTGCCAAGAAGTGGCTCAAGGACAACCCAGGCAAGCTGGACGCCTGGCTCGCCGGGGTGACCACCGTGGACGGCAAACCCGGCCTTGAGGCGGCCAAAGCCAAACTGACGCAATAA
- the hisF gene encoding imidazole glycerol phosphate synthase subunit HisF, with protein sequence MALAKRIIPCLDVDNGRVVKGVKFENIRDAGDPVEIARRYNEQGADEITFLDITASVDGRDTTLHTVERMASQVFIPLTVGGGVRTVQDIRNLLNAGADKVSINTAAVFNPEFVGEAADRFGSQCIVVAIDAKKVSAPGEAPRWEIFTHGGRKPTGLDAVEWAKKMEGLGAGEILLTSMDQDGMKNGFDLGVTRAISDALGIPVIASGGVGNLQHLADGILEGHASAVLAASIFHFGEYTVPEAKAYMAARGIVVR encoded by the coding sequence ATGGCACTGGCCAAGCGCATCATCCCTTGCCTGGACGTGGACAACGGCCGGGTGGTCAAGGGCGTCAAGTTCGAGAACATTCGTGATGCCGGCGACCCGGTGGAAATTGCCCGTCGCTACAACGAGCAGGGTGCCGATGAAATCACCTTCCTCGACATCACTGCCAGCGTCGATGGCCGCGACACCACCTTGCATACCGTCGAGCGCATGGCCAGCCAGGTGTTCATCCCGCTGACCGTGGGCGGTGGCGTGCGTACCGTGCAGGACATCCGCAACCTGCTCAATGCCGGTGCCGACAAGGTTTCGATCAACACCGCCGCGGTGTTCAACCCAGAGTTTGTGGGTGAGGCTGCCGACCGTTTCGGTTCGCAGTGCATCGTGGTGGCCATCGATGCCAAGAAGGTGTCTGCGCCCGGTGAAGCGCCGCGCTGGGAAATCTTCACCCATGGCGGGCGCAAGCCGACCGGGCTGGACGCCGTCGAGTGGGCGAAGAAGATGGAAGGCCTGGGTGCCGGTGAGATCCTGCTGACCAGCATGGACCAGGACGGCATGAAGAACGGTTTTGACCTGGGTGTGACCCGCGCCATCAGCGATGCGCTGGGGATTCCAGTGATCGCTTCGGGTGGTGTGGGTAACCTGCAGCACCTGGCTGACGGGATTCTGGAAGGGCATGCCAGCGCGGTGCTGGCGGCGAGCATCTTCCACTTCGGTGAGTACACGGTGCCGGAGGCCAAGGCCTATATGGCTGCACGCGGTATCGTCGTTCGCTGA
- the choV gene encoding choline ABC transporter ATP-binding protein — MSIIRFEDVDVIFSNKPREALALLDQGKTREQILKQTGLVVGVEKANLDINKGEICVLMGLSGSGKSSLLRCINGLNTVSRGKLFVEHEGKHIDIAHCTPAELKMMRTKRIAMVFQKFALMPWLTVRENISFGLEMQGRPEKERRKLVDEKLELVGLTQWRNKKPDELSGGMQQRVGLARALAMDADILLMDEPFSALDPLIRQGLQDELLELQRKLNKTIVFVSHDLDEALKLGSRIAIMKDGRIIQYSKPEEIVLNPADEYVRTFVAHTNPLNVLCGRSLMRTLDNCKRINGSVCLDPGIDSWLDLGEGGSLKRARQGQNGLDLQNWAPGEDVELLERRPTLVNADIGMREALQIRYQTGNKLVLQDNDKVVGILGDTELYHALLGKNHG; from the coding sequence ATGAGCATCATTCGTTTCGAAGACGTCGACGTCATCTTCTCCAACAAGCCGCGGGAAGCGCTGGCATTGCTCGATCAGGGCAAAACCCGCGAGCAGATCCTCAAGCAGACCGGCCTGGTGGTGGGTGTCGAAAAGGCCAACCTGGATATCAACAAGGGCGAGATCTGCGTGCTGATGGGCTTGTCCGGTTCGGGCAAGTCGAGCCTGCTGCGCTGCATCAACGGCCTGAACACCGTCAGCCGCGGCAAGCTGTTCGTCGAGCACGAAGGCAAGCACATCGACATCGCTCACTGCACCCCGGCGGAGCTCAAGATGATGCGCACCAAGCGCATCGCCATGGTCTTCCAGAAGTTCGCACTGATGCCCTGGCTGACCGTGCGCGAGAACATCAGCTTTGGCCTGGAAATGCAGGGCCGCCCTGAAAAGGAACGGCGCAAGCTGGTGGACGAGAAGCTCGAGCTGGTGGGTTTGACCCAATGGCGCAACAAGAAGCCGGACGAACTCTCCGGCGGCATGCAGCAGCGCGTGGGCCTGGCCAGGGCGCTGGCCATGGACGCCGACATCCTGCTGATGGATGAACCGTTCTCGGCCCTCGACCCGCTGATCCGCCAGGGCTTGCAGGACGAGTTGCTGGAGCTGCAGCGCAAGCTCAACAAGACCATCGTGTTCGTCAGCCACGACCTGGACGAAGCGCTCAAGCTGGGCAGCCGCATCGCCATCATGAAGGACGGGCGGATCATCCAGTACAGCAAGCCCGAGGAGATCGTGCTCAACCCGGCGGACGAGTATGTGCGCACCTTCGTGGCCCACACCAACCCACTGAACGTGCTTTGCGGCCGCAGCCTGATGCGCACCCTGGACAACTGCAAGCGGATCAACGGTTCGGTGTGCCTGGACCCAGGCATCGACTCGTGGCTGGACCTGGGCGAAGGGGGCTCGCTCAAGCGTGCACGCCAAGGGCAGAACGGGCTGGACCTGCAGAACTGGGCGCCAGGGGAGGATGTCGAGTTGCTGGAACGCCGGCCTACGCTGGTCAACGCCGATATCGGCATGCGCGAGGCGCTGCAGATCCGTTACCAGACAGGCAACAAGCTGGTGCTGCAGGATAACGACAAGGTGGTGGGGATACTTGGGGATACCGAGCTCTACCACGCGTTGCTTGGCAAGAACCACGGGTGA